One genomic window of Ilyobacter polytropus DSM 2926 includes the following:
- the nudC gene encoding NAD(+) diphosphatase: MINEIAPNIFNISLLSREAIKSEEQVLCYKNGKVLMKTLEDKFLIPKKNELGEWVTEGILLGEVDGEKCFIAEGKDKMPQGFEYVGMRDIRGQSDKLFKWVTAVGFHLFSWISDNKFCGRCGSSMEFKENERALKCTSCKNIIFPKLSPAIIVAITKGDKLLLAKNKLHPGSFYSLIAGYVEAGETIEETVKREVMEEVGINVKNIRYYKSQPWPFSSSLMLGFFAEYDGDKPIKVDGIELSHADWFDADNLPEIPNKDSVAGEMIRIFREKNKI; the protein is encoded by the coding sequence ATGATAAATGAAATTGCACCAAATATTTTTAATATATCACTCTTGAGCAGAGAGGCTATAAAGTCAGAAGAACAGGTTTTATGCTATAAAAATGGAAAAGTTCTTATGAAAACTTTAGAGGATAAATTTCTTATCCCTAAAAAAAATGAGCTGGGTGAATGGGTAACAGAAGGGATATTATTAGGAGAGGTAGACGGAGAAAAATGTTTTATTGCAGAGGGGAAAGACAAGATGCCCCAGGGATTTGAATATGTGGGAATGAGGGATATTAGAGGCCAGTCAGATAAACTTTTTAAGTGGGTTACTGCCGTTGGATTTCATCTTTTTAGCTGGATCTCTGACAATAAATTTTGTGGCAGGTGTGGTAGTTCTATGGAGTTTAAAGAAAACGAAAGGGCTTTAAAATGCACAAGTTGCAAAAATATAATATTCCCCAAATTATCTCCAGCTATAATTGTGGCCATAACAAAGGGAGATAAACTTCTACTTGCAAAAAACAAACTGCATCCAGGATCTTTTTACAGTCTTATAGCAGGATATGTAGAGGCTGGAGAAACAATAGAGGAGACTGTAAAAAGAGAGGTTATGGAAGAAGTGGGGATAAATGTTAAAAATATAAGATATTACAAGAGCCAGCCCTGGCCTTTTTCCAGTTCTCTCATGCTTGGATTTTTTGCTGAGTATGATGGAGATAAACCTATAAAAGTAGATGGAATAGAGCTTTCACACGCAGACTGGTTTGATGCAGATAATTTACCTGAAATACCAAACAAAGACTCTGTGGCTGGAGAGATGATAAGAATCTTCAGAGAAAAAAATAAAATATAG
- a CDS encoding iron-containing alcohol dehydrogenase: MYSYFIPTVNLMGRGAVSNVGKQAKILNGSKALLITDEILVKIGVAEKIISLLNESGVETSVYDKVNPNPTVKNVSDALSVYQNEKCDIIIALGGGSSIDCAKGVGILATNGGNISDYEGVDKSENPMPPFITINTTAGTGSEMTRFTIITNTDTSVKMAIVDWHVTPTVSINDPELMISMPASLTAATGMDALTHAIEAYVSTIATPVTDSAAIKAVELISKYLRPAVANGENIEAREMMAYAAFLAGMAFNNASLGNVHAMAHQLGGFYNLPHGVCNAILLPQVQEFNLIAYPERFADIARALGENIEGISPMEAGAKAISAIKRLSKDVGIPSGLRELGVKEEDFPILADNTLKDVCIATNPRKSSKNQIIQLFRDSM, encoded by the coding sequence ATGTATTCGTATTTTATACCAACGGTAAATCTAATGGGCAGAGGTGCAGTATCAAATGTTGGAAAACAGGCCAAAATTTTAAACGGTTCTAAAGCTTTACTTATCACAGATGAAATACTTGTAAAAATTGGTGTTGCTGAAAAAATTATTTCACTTTTAAATGAAAGTGGTGTCGAAACATCTGTTTATGACAAAGTTAATCCCAATCCAACGGTAAAAAATGTAAGTGATGCTCTTTCTGTTTATCAAAATGAAAAATGCGATATTATAATCGCATTAGGTGGAGGTAGTTCTATCGACTGCGCAAAAGGTGTTGGTATTTTGGCCACCAATGGTGGAAACATAAGTGACTATGAGGGTGTGGACAAATCTGAAAATCCTATGCCACCCTTTATCACAATAAACACAACTGCAGGTACAGGAAGTGAAATGACTCGTTTTACAATTATTACAAATACAGATACTTCTGTAAAAATGGCAATAGTTGACTGGCACGTGACTCCTACAGTTTCTATAAATGACCCTGAACTTATGATCAGTATGCCAGCTTCCCTTACTGCTGCCACAGGAATGGATGCCCTAACTCATGCCATAGAAGCTTATGTATCCACTATTGCCACTCCTGTTACAGACTCAGCAGCAATCAAGGCAGTTGAACTCATTAGCAAATACCTGCGTCCGGCAGTTGCTAATGGAGAAAATATAGAGGCCCGGGAAATGATGGCATATGCTGCATTTTTAGCAGGTATGGCTTTCAACAACGCCAGCCTTGGAAATGTTCATGCTATGGCTCATCAGCTAGGTGGTTTTTACAACCTTCCCCATGGAGTGTGTAACGCTATCCTTCTTCCACAGGTTCAAGAGTTCAACCTCATTGCATATCCAGAAAGATTTGCAGATATCGCCAGAGCATTGGGAGAAAATATAGAGGGAATTTCACCAATGGAAGCTGGAGCAAAAGCCATATCCGCAATCAAAAGATTATCAAAAGATGTTGGGATACCTTCTGGTCTTAGAGAATTAGGAGTCAAAGAAGAAGATTTTCCTATTCTTGCTGATAACACCTTAAAAGATGTATGTATTGCCACAAATCCCAGAAAATCATCTAAAAATCAGATAATTCAATTATTCAGAGATTCCATGTAA
- a CDS encoding GNAT family N-acetyltransferase produces the protein MEWKIKKFDELSNRELYDIIQQRVDVFVVEQNCPYAEVDGKDIDAYHLFATEDGKIAAYTRILHPGVSFDEVSIGRVLVNMGYRGEGLGQELMKKTMEFVTKDLKEKSIRISAQEYLLEFYLSLGFEEASDVYLEDGIPHIDMLFTKGQ, from the coding sequence ATGGAATGGAAAATAAAGAAATTTGATGAACTTAGCAACAGAGAACTGTATGACATAATTCAGCAGAGAGTAGATGTATTTGTGGTAGAGCAGAACTGCCCCTATGCAGAGGTAGATGGAAAAGATATAGATGCCTACCATCTTTTTGCAACTGAAGATGGGAAGATAGCTGCTTATACTAGGATACTACATCCTGGAGTCTCTTTTGACGAGGTTTCCATAGGGAGGGTACTTGTGAATATGGGGTATAGAGGTGAGGGCCTAGGACAGGAGCTTATGAAAAAAACAATGGAATTTGTAACTAAAGATCTGAAAGAAAAATCCATAAGAATTTCTGCTCAGGAATATCTTTTGGAATTTTATCTTAGCCTTGGATTTGAAGAGGCATCAGATGTTTATCTAGAGGACGGAATACCGCACATAGATATGCTATTTACAAAAGGCCAGTAA
- a CDS encoding lipocalin family protein, protein MKSFLKIFIIFLTFFIYSQSYSWRRQEKKYGISEFQSEKYLGKWYEIVRKDHGFEKGLSNVTAQYEQLGKNKVKVVNRGYDIKNEKIKTVVGKAKIKYKNVDNILKVSFFWPFYADYIIMDYDREEYKYALVRGRSDKYLWILSRTPVLDSEILEKLLEKAEKDGIKLDDLIYVKHDKSQ, encoded by the coding sequence ATGAAGAGTTTTCTTAAGATTTTTATAATTTTTTTAACTTTTTTTATATATTCCCAGTCTTATTCGTGGAGGAGACAAGAAAAAAAATATGGTATTTCAGAGTTTCAATCTGAAAAGTACCTCGGTAAATGGTATGAAATTGTCAGAAAAGACCATGGTTTTGAAAAGGGCCTTAGTAATGTGACTGCTCAGTATGAGCAACTGGGAAAAAACAAAGTAAAAGTAGTAAATAGAGGATATGATATAAAGAATGAAAAAATAAAAACTGTTGTAGGAAAGGCAAAGATAAAATATAAAAATGTTGACAATATACTCAAAGTCAGTTTTTTCTGGCCTTTTTATGCAGACTATATAATAATGGATTATGACAGAGAAGAGTATAAATATGCTTTAGTTAGGGGAAGAAGTGACAAGTATCTGTGGATATTATCTAGGACTCCTGTTTTAGACAGTGAAATCTTGGAAAAATTACTTGAAAAGGCAGAGAAAGACGGAATAAAGCTAGACGACCTTATCTACGTGAAACATGATAAATCTCAATAG
- a CDS encoding alpha-amylase family glycosyl hydrolase, which translates to MRSINEVNLKELAKDREYYKSPQNWEDEILYFLLVDRFSNGAEKDLYRHTDYENVLCNEETKKIWEEFGDKWNGGNLKGIKSKISYLKNMGVTAIWISPVLRQVAFEESYHGYGIQNFLDIDPHFGVKEDLKELVDEAHKNGIYVIMDIILNHTGNVFAYEETETVYNGSQFHVKAFRDKNGQPVIPLDNPPIDEIWPDGGVWPLELMNRETFTRKGHIINWDVYPEYAEGDFYSLKNIYTGSGDYTEFNPSEALKILTECYKYWIAYADIDGFRLDTVKHLEQGATRYFTTEIHEYSKTIGKNNFYIIGEITGGIEFAIETLEKTGLNAALGINKIPEKLENITKGYADSVEFFDIFRNSNLLGENENTWYRDNVITMFDDHDMVIHRDQKHRFCADKSTNSLIVNALFLNLFSLGIPCIYYGTEQGFDGSGDREKYVRENMFGGEFGTFRTRGKHFFDDKNPLYLNISKMCKVRKENLILKQGRQYQREISYDGLDFSFPHKLGDGRHEGVVAWSRILSQDEVVMAMNSHIEKDLKVDVVLDPGIHKEGEKFTCIYSSEESFEETTVSSFFIGERLVIPVNVPKHGCVIYSKKQL; encoded by the coding sequence ATGAGAAGTATAAATGAAGTAAATTTAAAAGAACTAGCCAAAGATAGAGAGTATTATAAATCTCCCCAAAACTGGGAAGATGAAATACTTTATTTTCTTTTGGTAGATAGGTTTTCAAATGGTGCAGAAAAGGATCTATACAGGCACACAGATTATGAAAATGTACTCTGTAACGAAGAGACCAAAAAAATATGGGAAGAGTTTGGAGATAAGTGGAACGGTGGAAATTTAAAGGGAATAAAGAGTAAAATAAGCTATTTAAAAAATATGGGGGTAACGGCTATATGGATAAGTCCCGTACTAAGGCAGGTGGCCTTTGAAGAAAGTTACCATGGATATGGGATACAGAATTTTTTAGATATAGATCCACATTTTGGCGTAAAGGAAGATCTGAAAGAACTTGTAGATGAAGCTCACAAAAACGGCATATACGTAATCATGGATATAATATTAAATCACACTGGAAATGTATTTGCCTATGAAGAAACAGAGACAGTTTATAACGGAAGTCAATTTCATGTAAAGGCTTTTCGAGATAAAAACGGGCAGCCGGTAATTCCGTTGGATAATCCTCCAATTGATGAGATATGGCCAGATGGAGGAGTGTGGCCCCTAGAGTTAATGAATAGAGAGACTTTTACCAGAAAGGGTCACATAATTAATTGGGATGTGTATCCTGAATATGCAGAGGGTGATTTCTACTCTCTTAAAAATATATATACAGGTAGTGGTGACTACACTGAGTTCAATCCGTCAGAGGCCCTTAAAATACTCACAGAATGTTATAAATACTGGATTGCATATGCTGATATAGATGGTTTTAGGCTAGATACGGTAAAACATTTAGAGCAGGGAGCCACAAGGTACTTTACAACTGAAATTCACGAATATTCAAAAACAATAGGTAAAAATAATTTTTATATTATAGGTGAAATTACAGGGGGGATCGAATTTGCAATTGAAACTTTAGAAAAAACAGGTCTAAATGCAGCTCTTGGAATAAATAAAATACCGGAAAAATTGGAAAATATAACAAAGGGATATGCTGATTCTGTTGAATTTTTTGATATTTTTAGAAATTCAAACCTTCTAGGAGAAAATGAAAACACGTGGTACAGGGATAATGTCATAACCATGTTTGATGATCATGATATGGTCATACACAGAGATCAAAAGCATCGATTCTGTGCAGACAAAAGTACTAACTCTCTTATAGTGAATGCACTATTTTTAAATCTTTTTTCTCTGGGAATCCCATGTATATACTATGGTACTGAACAGGGCTTTGATGGCAGTGGAGACAGAGAAAAATATGTAAGAGAAAATATGTTCGGAGGGGAATTTGGAACTTTTAGGACAAGAGGAAAACATTTTTTTGACGATAAGAACCCCCTATACCTTAATATTTCTAAAATGTGTAAGGTGAGAAAGGAAAATCTCATATTAAAGCAGGGAAGACAGTACCAGAGGGAAATTTCCTATGATGGATTGGATTTTTCTTTTCCTCATAAGTTGGGAGATGGCAGGCACGAAGGAGTTGTGGCGTGGTCACGTATTCTCAGCCAGGATGAGGTGGTCATGGCAATGAACTCCCACATAGAAAAAGACCTGAAGGTTGATGTAGTCTTAGATCCAGGGATTCACAAAGAGGGAGAAAAATTTACATGTATTTACTCATCAGAAGAATCTTTTGAGGAAACTACGGTCAGTAGTTTTTTTATAGGAGAGAGACTTGTGATACCGGTTAATGTACCAAAGCATGGCTGTGTAATATACAGTAAAAAACAATTATAG
- a CDS encoding ABC transporter permease: MIEFFIAKKHIIERKKQSIISILGMTIGIAVLIVSIGIANGLDKNMIESILSITSHVVVQDNGDMENYRDIQKKIESIEGVKGVVPKTSTQGILKYNGVLGSYVSGVKIEGLDLADAKRAMELDKKIVQGTMDFDNPTQLLMGKELYEQLGANLGDEVSIVSADNREVRFKIGGVFQSGYYEYDTSLVMLPLRAVQVLTYSGNTVSKMDVMLYDAYKSDEVASEINSTTGLNTKTWGQLNRNLLSALSLEKTVMIIVFSLIVVIAGFVVWVTLNMLVREKTRDIGVMRAMGFSSEKIMKIFLIEGMVLGVMGIIIGTAVALGILWYVKNYSIAQLTSIYYLTKIPVELSLKEIFTIIGANLVVIFISSIFPAYRAAKLQPVEALRYE, translated from the coding sequence ATGATAGAGTTTTTTATTGCTAAAAAACACATAATAGAGAGAAAAAAACAAAGTATAATCTCTATTCTCGGTATGACCATAGGAATAGCTGTTTTGATAGTGTCTATAGGGATAGCAAATGGTCTAGATAAAAATATGATAGAAAGTATCTTGTCTATAACCTCTCATGTGGTGGTACAGGACAACGGAGATATGGAAAATTACAGAGATATACAGAAAAAAATAGAGAGTATAGAGGGGGTAAAAGGAGTGGTTCCGAAAACTTCTACCCAGGGGATACTGAAATATAACGGTGTACTAGGAAGTTATGTATCTGGAGTAAAAATAGAGGGACTAGATTTAGCCGATGCCAAAAGAGCCATGGAACTGGATAAAAAAATTGTTCAGGGTACCATGGATTTTGATAATCCTACACAGCTTCTTATGGGGAAAGAATTATACGAGCAGTTAGGTGCAAATCTTGGAGATGAGGTTTCTATAGTTTCTGCAGACAACCGAGAGGTCAGGTTCAAAATAGGGGGGGTTTTTCAGAGTGGATATTATGAGTATGATACCAGCCTTGTGATGCTGCCGCTAAGAGCAGTACAGGTCCTGACATACTCTGGAAATACAGTGAGCAAAATGGATGTGATGCTTTATGATGCCTATAAATCAGATGAGGTGGCATCTGAAATAAACAGTACTACAGGCTTGAATACCAAAACATGGGGACAGCTGAACAGAAATCTTTTGTCTGCCTTATCCCTAGAGAAAACAGTTATGATAATAGTGTTTTCTCTGATCGTTGTAATTGCAGGGTTCGTGGTTTGGGTGACTTTGAATATGCTTGTAAGGGAAAAAACAAGGGATATAGGAGTTATGAGGGCTATGGGGTTTTCTAGTGAGAAAATAATGAAAATATTTCTTATAGAGGGTATGGTTCTGGGAGTTATGGGAATAATAATAGGTACAGCAGTTGCTCTTGGAATACTTTGGTATGTAAAAAATTATTCAATTGCTCAACTGACGAGCATATATTATCTTACAAAGATACCAGTTGAGTTATCTTTGAAGGAGATTTTCACCATAATAGGAGCCAATCTAGTAGTGATATTTATTTCAAGTATTTTTCCAGCATACAGGGCAGCAAAATTACAACCGGTGGAGGCGTTAAGATATGAGTAA